AAAGAAGAAGGCGCAGATCTTTAACGGCTGCCCTTCTTCTTTTCTTCACGTTGTAAGAGAATATCAGACCGGTCCCGCTGCATATGTTTATGAATGACGGACGCGCTGTCTTTTGGCAGCAGGGAGAGCTGCGGCTTGAAATTGTCTGCTTCCATCTGCAGCCCGCGGGAAACCGGCAGCTGAAATGAACGGAAGCCGGCACCTGATTCTATGCGGGTGAGGCAGTATTCCAGCTGATCGATGACTTCATCAAGAGCCACTTCTTCCAGGTAGTCGCTGAACTGTACAGGCATCTCACGAAAGCGCACTAATGCTTTATTCAGGGTGCGAGATGCGCCTGCAACATTTCCTCTGCGCCAGTGATATAATCCTGTAGCCATGAGAATGTAGCCTGTCAAAGGATGATCCTTTGAAAAATCTTCTTGTTCTTTCCAATATTCCTCAAGCACTTCATGGCATTCAAAATAATCTTGATTGTCATTGAAATACACAATAAACTGTAGAAAAAGAGGATGATAGTAAGGGTGCATACAATACATTCCTTTCTGATAAGGTAGGTAGGTAAAATGAGTTATAGTGTGAAACTGGAAGTCTTCGAAGGTCCGCTTGATTTATTGCTGCATTTGATCAACCGGCTCGAAATCGACATTTATGACATCCCCATGGCGGAGCTGACACAGCAATACATAGAACATCTGCACGCCATGCGCGTTCTTCAACTAGATGAGTTAAGCGAATATCTTGTGCTGGCAGCAACTCTTCTCGAGATAAAAAGCAAAATGCTGCTGCCTGTCAATGAAGAAGAAACATTCATCGAAGAATTCGGCTATGAAGAAGATCCGCGGGAAGAACTGATTGCACGGCTGGTGGAATATCGCAAATACAAAGAAGCGGCCCATTCTCTCCGCGAATCTGCAGCACACCGGGATGAGCACTTTACAAAAGAACCGGAAGATCTGACCGAATACGGTGAACCGGTGATGGCGGAAACAGAAGAACAGCTGAATGTCTTTGACTTGATCGGCGCATTTCAAAAGATGCTGCACCGGAAGAAACTGCGGCTGCCCCTGACAGCGAGTATAACAAAATCAGAGCAGTCTGTCGGCGATAAGATGTCTGTCATCATGAGCAAGCTGGAATTGAGCGGCGGGGAATGTGAGTTTCATGCGCTTTTTGACACGGCGAGCGTGCCAGAACTCGTGCTGACATTTTTGTCTCTGCTGGAGCTGATGAAGTTACAGGAAGTGACAGTGCGTCAAAGCCGTAATTTTGAAGAATTACGAATCTCATTGATGTGAAGGGATGAGGGGAATGGACATAGAACCACGTTTCATCGGGATGACTGAAAGTTTTTTATTCGTCGCGGGTGAGGAAGGATTGACACTTGCACAGCTTGCAGCATTATTGGAATGTGACGAAGAGCGGGCGGAACATACTGTCATGACGCTGCAACAAAAATATGATGAAGACATTACACGCGGCATTACTGTAAAAAGTTATGGCGGGAGCTGGCGCCTCATGACAAAAAGTGAATGGGCTGACGACATCAAGCGAATGCTGGAAGATCCGAAACCTTCTACATTTACACAGGCTGCACTCGAGGTGCTTGCCATTATTGCGTACAAACAGCCTGTGACGCGCGTAGAGATCGATGACCTGCGGGGAGTGAAGTCAGAACGGGCGCTGTCTTCATTGGCAGGCAAAGGGTTTGTGGAGGAAGTGGGTCGCATGGAAGGACCGGGGCGGCCTATTTTATACGGCACCACGGATTTCTTTCTTGACCGCTTTGGACTGGCTTCTCTTGCGGATATGCCTCCGCTGTCATTAGATGAAGAACAGGAGTCGTCGGAAGATACGGATTTATTCATGACGAAATTCCAGGAAGCATTTTCCATTACCGAAGAAGGAGGACATGATGCTTGAAAAAGATGATGATCATCGTTCTACTGATAATATCTCTGCTGTTGAATCCCCTTAGCAGTCAGGCTGCAGGATCTTCTTATGCAGTGATAGACGGAGAGACCGGCAGATTGCTGATGGGCGAAAATGAGCATTATCCGCTGCCTATCGCGAGTCTGACGAAAATGTGGACTGCATACACGTTTTTAGATATACAGCCGGATGATCAAGACACTGTCATCTCACATCAGGCGGCCACAGCGGAAGGATCATCAATTTATTTGGAGGCGGGTCAGACAAGAAGTACCAGGGACTTACTGTATGGCCTAATGCTCCGCTCAGGAAATGATGCGGCACAGGCACTGGCTGAACATGCCGGGGGGTCGCTCGAGGGGTTTGTCTACTTGATGAATGAAAAGGCGCGCAGTCACGGCCTGGAGCAGACGTACTTTACGAATCCGTCTGGTCTTCATGCAGAACATCACCTGTCTTCGGCGTATGATACGGCAAAAATGCTGTATTTTGGAATGAAGAATCCCGAGTTCAGAAAAATCGCATCCACTGTAAATTATCCGTTTGAAACAGAGCAAGGTAAAAACAGCTGGCAGAATAAGCACAGGCTGGTACTATCTGAGCCAACAGCGATCGCAGGCAAAACAGGTTTCACGAAAGCTGCCGGACGAACACTGGCAACTTATTTTGAAAAAGACGGAAAATCAGTCATTGTTGTCACGCTGAATAATGGCAACGACTGGCAAGTGCATAAACAGCTGTCTCAGCAGGTGTTCTCCGAGTATCAATTGTATACGGCAGTGAAAAAAGGACGTTATCAAGTATTTCCTCACATGACTGCGAAACTGGATCAGACAGTTAAACTTCTCGTAAACAAAGAAGAAAAAAAGTTGCTGTCCAATGTGCTGCAAATTCCCCAAACAGACGGGAAGCAGAAGAAAGGTTATTGGTCTATATATTTAGGGACTGCACCAATCAAGACAATAGCGGTCGATATCGAAACAGAAAAATGAATAGAAAACATACTATTTTGAAGATTGGCCTCTACAGGTCAGTCTTCTTTTCATTTAGCCCAAAGTGTGACATAATTTTTTCAGTATGTAACATCAAGGAGGAACCCATGGAAAGATTACAAAAGGTATTGGCACAGGCCGGCATTGCTTCACGAAGAAAATCAGAAAAACTGATCTTGGACGGCCTGGTTAAAGTAAATGGTAAAGTAGTAACGGAACTTGGCACTAAAGTTAGCAGAATGGACACAATTGAAGTGGAAGGCGTTCAATTGACGAAGGAAACACCTGTTTATTATCTGCTTTATAAACCTCGGGGCTATATTTCAACAGTGGATGATGAAAAAGGACGTAAAACGGTGATCGATCTGGTGCCGGAAGTGAGTCAGCGTATTTTCCCTGTCGGCAGACTGGATTATGACACATCGGGCGTGCTGCTGCTCACAAATGACGGAGACTTCTCCTATTTGATGACGCACCCTAAGTTTGAGATCAAAAAGAAATATGTAGCCAAAGTGAAAGGAATCCCGTCACGCGAGAACCTGAAAAAGCTGGAAACAGGTATTGAGCTTGAAGACGGTAAAACCGCTCCGGCTCATGTCAAAATGACAACTGTGGATAAAAAGACGAATACCGCAATTGTAGAAATTACCATTCACGAAGGGCGGAATCGTCAAGTGCGCAGAATGTTTGACGCGATTGGCTGTCCTGTGCAAAAACTAAAGCGTGAAGAGTTTGCTAACTTAACTACACGCGGATTAAATGCAGGGGAAGCTCGGGAATTAACAACACATGAACTGAAACAATTACGTGTTCTGGCTGAAACAGGAAAAATCGGCTGAGAAAACGTCAAAAGTTCACAAACCTATCACTAGTGCGGTGTCAACTGAATTTTCGTTTTGGTATAATAGCGGTTGGCACGTGAAATAGACAGGAGGTTACATGATTGGCCAAAAAAAGAAATAAAAAGACTGTCAGGCTGATTAGCAGAGCAGCCCTTCTATTAATTTTAGCAGCGGTCATGGTCTACGCAATTGCTTCAAAAGATAAAGTGAAAGTCTTGGCTGAAGGTGATACAGCGCCTGATTTTGAACTTGTGGATTTGGAAGGCAACGCACATCGTCTGTCCGATTATAAAGGCGAGGGTGTATTTCTTAATTTCTGGGGCACTTGGTGTCCGCCTTGTAAAAAGGAGATGCCTCACATGGAGGATCTTTACAAAGGATTCGAGGCGAAAGGTGTACATATCCTGACGGTGAACGTTGGAGAGCCGAAAGTGAAGGTAGAACTGTTCAGAGATGATATGAACCTTTCATTCCCGATGCTGTGGGATAAGAACAAAACGGTTATGGACTTGTACAATATCAAACCATTGCCAACGACTTTTCTGATCAACCCTGAAGGGAAGATTACAAAAGTGATTAAGCAAGGAATGACAGAAGAGCAAATTATCGAGTATTTAGAAAGCATACAACCAAAGTAAGGAGATTGTTACTCAATGAGCAAAATCATATGCCAATGCGGGCATGAAAATCCTTATGGTACAGAGCTTTGTGAAAAGTGCGGACGGCCCTTGTCTGAAAAGGCAAAGAAAAGTGATATTGTAGATATGCGTTATGAAGGGTCTTCGAGAAGATCCCAAACATATAAAAGCTCCATAATCGATAAAATATGGAATTTCTTCTCCAGTGTAAAAATTGGGGTCGGCATCATTGCGGCAGTGCTGATCGCTTCTGCGATCGGAACCATTTTCCCGCAGAAATTCTATGTGCCCGCCACAACACCAGAAGGGTATCTAGAATACTATGAGCGCCTGTATGGCACGGTAGGTAAATTGTATTATCAGCTCGGCTTTTACGATATGTATAACAGCTGGTGGTTTAAAGTTCTGATCTTTATGCTTGCCACATCTATCATTATCGCAAGTATTGACCGGGTCGTACCGCTGTATAAGTCTCTTAAAAAGCAGCGCACGCGCCGTCATCCTTCATTTATGAAGCGTCAGCGGATTTACGGAGCAGGCAATGTTCAAAATACGGCAGAATCATTAGCGAAAGCAGAAGAAAAGCTGAAAGCCCTGCGCTATAATGTGAAAACTGAAAATGGTGCAATATTAGCAGAAAAACACCGCTTCTCACGGTGGGGTCCGTATGTAAACCACACAGGTCTGATTATATTCTTCATCGGCGTACTGTTGAGAGGTATTCCGGGCTTCTATGTTGATGAAGCGATGTGGCTTCGTGAAGGTGAGACACGAAATATCGTCGGTGCGCCGGGATATGTACTGGAAAACAAGAAATTTACATTAGAAAACTATTCCAAAGAAGAAGCGGAAGAAGTATTCGGTGAAGCTTTGGATAAAGTCGGCGCAATTGCCAAAACGTATAAAACAGATGTCACACTCTATAAGCAGGATGAAAACGCTCTGCCTGGAAGTGAAAGTCTGACAAAAGTAAAAGATTATCCGATTGTTGTAAACAAACCATTGAAATTTGACGGCTATAATGTGTTTCAGATGGATTATAAGCTGAACGAACTGAAAAGTATGACGTTTAACTTGGTCAATAAATCTTCTGAAGAATCTTTAGGGGAATTCACAGTTAATTTAAGTGATCCGGAAAAAGAATATGATCTTGGCAATGGCTCATCAGTTAATATGCTCGGTTTTTATCCGGATTATGACGGAATTAAAGATGGTGAGCCGTTTTCGAAGTCACCGGTTCCGAATAATCCGGCATTCATATTTCAGATGAATACACCAGATAAACCAGAAGGTGAAAAAAGTTTTGTTGCGATCCGTCAAACGCTTGAAGTGGAAGAAAACGATTACGCAATTAAGTTTGCCTCTGCTGAAACCCGCAATATTTCAGGTC
The Sporosarcina sp. P33 genome window above contains:
- the resA gene encoding thiol-disulfide oxidoreductase ResA, encoding MVYAIASKDKVKVLAEGDTAPDFELVDLEGNAHRLSDYKGEGVFLNFWGTWCPPCKKEMPHMEDLYKGFEAKGVHILTVNVGEPKVKVELFRDDMNLSFPMLWDKNKTVMDLYNIKPLPTTFLINPEGKITKVIKQGMTEEQIIEYLESIQPK
- a CDS encoding pseudouridine synthase — encoded protein: MERLQKVLAQAGIASRRKSEKLILDGLVKVNGKVVTELGTKVSRMDTIEVEGVQLTKETPVYYLLYKPRGYISTVDDEKGRKTVIDLVPEVSQRIFPVGRLDYDTSGVLLLTNDGDFSYLMTHPKFEIKKKYVAKVKGIPSRENLKKLETGIELEDGKTAPAHVKMTTVDKKTNTAIVEITIHEGRNRQVRRMFDAIGCPVQKLKREEFANLTTRGLNAGEARELTTHELKQLRVLAETGKIG
- a CDS encoding DUF309 domain-containing protein, whose protein sequence is MHPYYHPLFLQFIVYFNDNQDYFECHEVLEEYWKEQEDFSKDHPLTGYILMATGLYHWRRGNVAGASRTLNKALVRFREMPVQFSDYLEEVALDEVIDQLEYCLTRIESGAGFRSFQLPVSRGLQMEADNFKPQLSLLPKDSASVIHKHMQRDRSDILLQREEKKKGSR
- a CDS encoding D-alanyl-D-alanine carboxypeptidase family protein — protein: MMIIVLLIISLLLNPLSSQAAGSSYAVIDGETGRLLMGENEHYPLPIASLTKMWTAYTFLDIQPDDQDTVISHQAATAEGSSIYLEAGQTRSTRDLLYGLMLRSGNDAAQALAEHAGGSLEGFVYLMNEKARSHGLEQTYFTNPSGLHAEHHLSSAYDTAKMLYFGMKNPEFRKIASTVNYPFETEQGKNSWQNKHRLVLSEPTAIAGKTGFTKAAGRTLATYFEKDGKSVIVVTLNNGNDWQVHKQLSQQVFSEYQLYTAVKKGRYQVFPHMTAKLDQTVKLLVNKEEKKLLSNVLQIPQTDGKQKKGYWSIYLGTAPIKTIAVDIETEK
- a CDS encoding cytochrome c biogenesis protein ResB, whose protein sequence is MSKIICQCGHENPYGTELCEKCGRPLSEKAKKSDIVDMRYEGSSRRSQTYKSSIIDKIWNFFSSVKIGVGIIAAVLIASAIGTIFPQKFYVPATTPEGYLEYYERLYGTVGKLYYQLGFYDMYNSWWFKVLIFMLATSIIIASIDRVVPLYKSLKKQRTRRHPSFMKRQRIYGAGNVQNTAESLAKAEEKLKALRYNVKTENGAILAEKHRFSRWGPYVNHTGLIIFFIGVLLRGIPGFYVDEAMWLREGETRNIVGAPGYVLENKKFTLENYSKEEAEEVFGEALDKVGAIAKTYKTDVTLYKQDENALPGSESLTKVKDYPIVVNKPLKFDGYNVFQMDYKLNELKSMTFNLVNKSSEESLGEFTVNLSDPEKEYDLGNGSSVNMLGFYPDYDGIKDGEPFSKSPVPNNPAFIFQMNTPDKPEGEKSFVAIRQTLEVEENDYAIKFASAETRNISGLTIRKDKTLYILLLGGLIFMIGVIQGMYWQHRRIWIQEDADGHLLIAAHTNKNWFSLRKELDKLRESADLPAYIDRQDPELDKPEQEGDEEIWT
- the scpB gene encoding SMC-Scp complex subunit ScpB — encoded protein: MDIEPRFIGMTESFLFVAGEEGLTLAQLAALLECDEERAEHTVMTLQQKYDEDITRGITVKSYGGSWRLMTKSEWADDIKRMLEDPKPSTFTQAALEVLAIIAYKQPVTRVEIDDLRGVKSERALSSLAGKGFVEEVGRMEGPGRPILYGTTDFFLDRFGLASLADMPPLSLDEEQESSEDTDLFMTKFQEAFSITEEGGHDA
- a CDS encoding segregation/condensation protein A, translating into MSYSVKLEVFEGPLDLLLHLINRLEIDIYDIPMAELTQQYIEHLHAMRVLQLDELSEYLVLAATLLEIKSKMLLPVNEEETFIEEFGYEEDPREELIARLVEYRKYKEAAHSLRESAAHRDEHFTKEPEDLTEYGEPVMAETEEQLNVFDLIGAFQKMLHRKKLRLPLTASITKSEQSVGDKMSVIMSKLELSGGECEFHALFDTASVPELVLTFLSLLELMKLQEVTVRQSRNFEELRISLM